The Musa acuminata AAA Group cultivar baxijiao chromosome BXJ1-3, Cavendish_Baxijiao_AAA, whole genome shotgun sequence genome window below encodes:
- the LOC103978377 gene encoding uncharacterized protein At4g28440 — protein sequence MATTQQRQQQQAAGGSKRKPVFTKVDQLKPGTTGHTLTAKVLTSKTVLHKGRAGAAAADLRPIMISECLIGDETGAIVFTARNEQVELMKPGTTVILRNSKIDMFKGSMRLAVDKWGRVEVTEPASFTVKEDNNLSIVEYELVNVAEE from the exons ATGGCGACGACGCAGCAGCGGCAACAGCAACAGGCAGCGGGAGGCTCGAAGAGGAAGCCGGTGTTCACGAAGGTGGATCAGCTGAAGCCCGGGACGACCGGGCACACCCTCACGGCGAAGGTGCTCACATCCAAGACCGTCCTCCACAAGGGCCGGGCCGGGGCTGCTGCCGCTGACCTTCGCCCCATCATGATTTCCGAGTGCCTCATCGGCGACGAGACCGGTGCCATCGTCTTCACCGCTCGCAACGAGCAGG TTGAGTTGATGAAACCGGGCACCACCGTAATACTCCGCAACTCAAAGATTGACATGTTCAAGGGTTCAATGAGACTGGCTGTTGACAAGTGGGGACGCGTTGAGGTCACCGAGCCCGCTAGCTTCACAGTGAAAGAGGACAACAATTTATCTATTGTCGAGTATGAGCTAGTGAATGTCGCGGAAGAGTGA
- the LOC135624911 gene encoding uncharacterized protein LOC135624911 — protein MGADYYKILGVDKSAKDDDLKKAYRKLAMKWHPDKNPNNKNEAEAKFKQISEAYEVLSDPQKRAIYDQYGEEGLKGQVPPPEANGGATFFSGGGDGPTVFRFNPRNADDIFAEFFGFSSPLGDMGGARSNGGVRGGTRFSSGVFGDDLFGSAFGGGVEGPMNSRRPQKAAPIENLLPCSLEELYKGTTKRMKISREIADMSGKTMPVEEILTIDIKPGWKKGTKITFEEKGNERPNVIPADVVFIIDEKPHPVFTREGNDLVTTKKISLAEALTGYTAHLTTLDGRSLIVPVDSVIRPGYEEVVPKEGMPLPKDPSRKGNLRIKFDIKFPTRLTSEQKAGIKRLLPSP, from the exons ATGGGAGCGGACTACTACAAGATCCTGGGGGTGGACAAGAGCGCCAAGGACGACGATCTCAAGAAGGCCTATCGGAAGCTGGCCATGAAGTGGCACCCGGACAAGAATCCCAACAACAAGAACGAAGCCGAGGCCAAGTTCAAGCAGATCTCCGAGGCCTACGAG GTATTAAGCGATCCGCAGAAGCGCGCCATCTACGACCAGTACGGAGAGGAAGGGCTGAAGGGGCAAGTCCCACCTCCCGAGGCCAACGGGGGCGCCACCTTCTTCTCCGGCGGCGGCGACGGTCCCACGGTGTTCCGGTTCAATCCGCGGAATGCCGACGACATATTCGCGGAGTTCTTCGGCTTCTCGAGCCCGCTTGGGGACATGGGAGGCGCGAGAAGCAACGGCGGCGTGAGAGGAGGGACCCGGTTCTCTTCCGGGGTTTTTGGCGACGACTTGTTCGGGTCGGCCTTCGGCGGCGGTGTCGAGGGGCCGATGAACTCGCGCCGGCCGCAGAAGGCGGCGCCGATCGAGAACCTGCTGCCCTGCAGCCTGGAGGAGCTATACAAAGGCACCACCAAGAGGATGAAGATCTCCAGGGAAATCGCTGACATGAGCGG GAAAACGATGCCGGTGGAGGAGATCCTGACCATCGATATAAAGCCCGGTTGGAAGAAGGGCACCAAGATCACATTCGAGGAGAAGGGGAACGAACGGCCCAACGTCATCCCCGCCGACGTCGTCTTCATCATAGACGAGAAGCCGCATCCCGTGTTCACCAGGGAAGGCAACGACCTGGTCACCACGAAGAAGATATCCCTCGCCGAAGCCCTCACCGGCTACACCGCCCACCTGACAACGCTTGACGGCAGAAGCCTCATCGTGCCCGTCGACTCCGTGATCCGTCCCGGCTACGAGGAGGTTGTGCCCAAGGAGGGCATGCCGCTGCCGAAGGATCCATCAAGGAAGGGAAACCTGAGAATCAAGTTCGACATCAAGTTCCCGACGAGGCTCACCTCGGAGCAGAAGGCCGGTATCAAACGATTGCTGCCGTCACCGTGA
- the LOC103978381 gene encoding OPA3-like protein isoform X1, with protein MLLPVVKLGSLVLRTLSKPIASRLKQQTGNYPKFREYIIGLAQANHRFTTTIQRRLYGQATDVKIRPLNEEKAVQSAADLIGELFVFSVAGAAIIFEVQRSARSEARKEESRRQELEAMKQKEQEVAKELELLKVKLDELEHLARGRGLLNIFGVPHGQESLKSVNPTLAA; from the exons ATGCTACTTCCGGTGGTGAAGTTGGGATCGCTCGTGCTGCGGACGCTGTCCAAGCCCATCGCCTCCAGGCTGAAGCAACAGACCGGGAATTACCCCAAGTTCCGCGAGTACATCATTGGCCTCGCTCAG GCAAATCATCGCTTCACAACAACCATTCAAAGGCGCCTTTATGGTCAGGCAACTGATGTTAAGATCCGACCCTTGAACGAGGAGAAAGCTGTACAATCAGCTGCAGACCTCATCGGAGAGCTCTTTGTTTTCTCG GTTGCCGGAGCTGCTATAATCTTTGAGGTGCAACGAAGTGCCAGATCAGAAGCTAGAAAGGAGGAGTCGAGGAGACAAGAACTCGAG GCCATGAAGCAAAAGGAGCAGGAAGTGGCCAAAGAACTGGAGCTACTCAAGGTGAAGCTCGATGAATTAGAGCACCTTGCTAGGGGACGAGGCCTATTAAACATTTTTGGTGTTCCACATGGCCAAGAATCTCTCAAAAGCGTAAACCCAACATTAGCTGCTTGA
- the LOC135624918 gene encoding monothiol glutaredoxin-S9-like, translating into MQDAIPYRSARGWFPTSPSSSSASPSSSSLGGVTVRMMVAENPVVVVGRRGCCMVDVARRLLLGLGVNPVVREIGEEAAAVEEAAALVEAVAEVGGAGGDRRRSSKLPVVFVGGRLLGGLDRLVTAHITGDLVPILKDAGALWL; encoded by the coding sequence ATGCAAGACGCGATCCCGTACAGATCCGCGCGGGGCTGGTTCCCGACGTCGCCTTCGTCCTCATCCGCctcgccctcctcctcttccctcgGTGGAGTGACCGTGCGGATGATGGTGGCGGAGAacccggtggtggtggtggggcggCGGGGTTGCTGCATGGTCGACGTGGCAAGGCGCCTTCTGCTGGGGCTCGGGGTCAACCCCGTGGTGCGCGAGATCGGAGAAGAGGCCGCCGCCGTAGAGGAGGCGGCAGCCCTGGTGGAGGCGGTGGCCGAGGTCGGGGGCGCCGGTGGGGATCGACGGCGGTCGTCAAAGCTCCCAGTGGTGTTCGTTGGGGGAAGGCTACTAGGAGGCCTCGATCGCCTCGTCACCGCCCACATCACCGGCGATCTCGTGCCCATCTTGAAAGATGCCGGCGCTCTCTGGCTCTAA
- the LOC103978381 gene encoding OPA3-like protein isoform X2, producing MLLPVVKLGSLVLRTLSKPIASRLKQQTGNYPKFREYIIGLAQANHRFTTTIQRRLYGQATDVKIRPLNEEKAVQSAADLIGELFVFSVAGAAIIFEVQRSARSEARKEESRRQELEHTSSHVLAGHEAKGAGSGQRTGATQGEAR from the exons ATGCTACTTCCGGTGGTGAAGTTGGGATCGCTCGTGCTGCGGACGCTGTCCAAGCCCATCGCCTCCAGGCTGAAGCAACAGACCGGGAATTACCCCAAGTTCCGCGAGTACATCATTGGCCTCGCTCAG GCAAATCATCGCTTCACAACAACCATTCAAAGGCGCCTTTATGGTCAGGCAACTGATGTTAAGATCCGACCCTTGAACGAGGAGAAAGCTGTACAATCAGCTGCAGACCTCATCGGAGAGCTCTTTGTTTTCTCG GTTGCCGGAGCTGCTATAATCTTTGAGGTGCAACGAAGTGCCAGATCAGAAGCTAGAAAGGAGGAGTCGAGGAGACAAGAACTCGAG CATACGTCGTCTCATGTCCTCGCAGGCCATGAAGCAAAAGGAGCAGGAAGTGGCCAAAGAACTGGAGCTACTCAAGGTGAAGCTCGATGA
- the LOC103978381 gene encoding OPA3-like protein isoform X3 encodes MLLPVVKLGSLVLRTLSKPIASRLKQQTGNYPKFREYIIGLAQANHRFTTTIQRRLYGQATDVKIRPLNEEKAVQSAADLIGELFVFSVAGAAIIFEVQRSARSEARKEESRRQELEPDKRLVAEYLIPTPPLCVACPIYSV; translated from the exons ATGCTACTTCCGGTGGTGAAGTTGGGATCGCTCGTGCTGCGGACGCTGTCCAAGCCCATCGCCTCCAGGCTGAAGCAACAGACCGGGAATTACCCCAAGTTCCGCGAGTACATCATTGGCCTCGCTCAG GCAAATCATCGCTTCACAACAACCATTCAAAGGCGCCTTTATGGTCAGGCAACTGATGTTAAGATCCGACCCTTGAACGAGGAGAAAGCTGTACAATCAGCTGCAGACCTCATCGGAGAGCTCTTTGTTTTCTCG GTTGCCGGAGCTGCTATAATCTTTGAGGTGCAACGAAGTGCCAGATCAGAAGCTAGAAAGGAGGAGTCGAGGAGACAAGAACTCGAG CCCGACAAGAGGCTGGTTGCCGAATATCTGATCCCGACACCACCCTTGTGTGTCGCTTGTCCAATCTATTCAGTTTGA